In the Pseudomonas sp. DTU_2021_1001937_2_SI_NGA_ILE_001 genome, one interval contains:
- a CDS encoding non-ribosomal peptide synthetase: protein MHAQDALKLARRFIELPPEKRRLFLAGLQQQAVDFALLPIPAEVPVAERDGLSYAQQRMWFLWQLDPQGAAYNLPMAVRLSGTLDEQALQNAFDALVARHETLRSRFREVDGEVRQQVVAPFAVAIARHDLSALAADEREAQVRCLADAEALAPFDLAHGPLLRVQVLALAEQEHVLLLTLHHIAADGWSYNVLIEEFIRLYDAACVGGAAELPALPIQYRDYALWQRSWLEAGEQERQLDYWRAKLGDDHTPLELPTDQPRPLSRSYRGNRYAFEVEPALAERLRELAREQGVTLFMVLLAAFKVLLQRYSGRQAIRVGVPVANRNRAEVEGLIGCFINTQVLHTEVDPLLDVRQLLQRVKDTALGAQAHQELPFERLVEAMGLQGSARHNPLFQVLYNHQPKVADAGQIRTASGLGVEKLALGSHSARFELALDTYESAGRLHAVLTGAVELFEPANLGELGRHWLRLLAGLAAAPDSRVGELPLDLPAPAPAQPITPPQVCVHRLIERAAQAHPQRLAAVCADGRLSYQGLEQRANALANVLLQRGVQPDERVAVMAERSVDMLVAIVAVLKSGAAYLPIEPGQAPARQAFMLADSQVRWVLGQADELPDGIETIDIAAAYPEADAPALNLSADQLAYVIYTSGTTGMPKGVGVTHGALAHYLHGVVERLDLEGLASLAMVTTPAADLGHTLLFGALCHGKTLHLLDKDRVLDAEGFAAYLQQHAIDAVKMVPSHLQAMLAAGAAALPGRCLVLGGEACPAALLKRIAELAPALRVINHYGPTETTVGVLTHELHGQPLLGSPLPGVSVHVLDACLQSVPGPARGELYIGGTTLARGYLGRAALTAERFVPDPYGAAGARLYRSGDWVRRNSDGLLAFGGRMDGQVKIRGHRIELAEIEQHILQVPGIAQAVVRVLGEEGDRYLAAWLVPSGALADDTARQGLVLCVREALRHALAEHQLPLHWQVLERLPVTANGKLDVRALPAPMHMQASHRAAQTPLQISVAAIWAAVLRVERVGLDDNFFALGGHSLLATQVVSRLRRQLHLEVPLRALFDSADLEGFCQALAAVEAVQDDSIRPVDRSQPLPVSHAQHRQWLFWKLNPASTAYNTPLAVRLHGELDRQALQATFDALLARHETLRSVFVERDGQPWQRILPASGIEIDFVDLLGADDSALDARIQEQVGQPFDLEHGPLLRITLFKTAAQAHVLCLVLHHIVSDGWSMSVMVRELAAVYNAHAAQRTEATPALAVQYADYAAWQRQRLADGLAEQQLAYWRRALEDDFSVLALPSDHPRPPVQSYRGARIDLHLPAALTARLRQRAVQANATLFHVFLAGFALVLARHSGQDKVNVGIPVTNRNREELEGLIGFFVNTLVARITIDPAQRGDALLAAVRETTLQAQANKDVPFDAVVDALKPERALGHNPLFQVMYNHLRDVGEQIGTDAVQGVRAEEIELGERTAQFDLALDTLERSNGVTASFTYATDLFLAPRIQALAEHWLQALHGLAEDVEQAVGELPILPASDAQRMSQDWNPAWQRADAPLAVHLQFARQARERPDTIALVLGEQRLSYGELERRANRLAHALRERGVGPEVRVGIALERDLQLIVALLAVLKAGGAYVPLDPDYPRERLAYMLDDSGIRVLLTQAGLRERLPLAPDCAVLEVGDPQWSGYPDSDLATPLLPTSLAYVIYTSGSTGRPKGVAIAHAELAAFSQVAADYSRLSPQDRVLQFATVSFDGFVEQLYPALCHGAQVVMRGQEVWDIATLRERIEAHGVTVADLPTAYWRLLAAERWPAGACPSLRQVHVGGEALPPEGLSDWLASGLGHVRLLNTYGPTEATVVTTVFDCAEVDAGSLAQGNMPIGKPLGGRRVQVCDQGLQQAPVGVESELLIGGPACLARGYFNRPALTAERFIPDPFDSSTTGGGRLYRSGDLARFDAQGVLEYRGRIDHQVKIRGFRIELGEVESLLQQQPGVRHAVVLALETGGSKQLVGYVVPEATGLLADPQAQAAWRDSLRAGLKAGLPDYMVPAHILLLDSLPLTLNGKLDRQRLPAPDASVAQVTYQSPGNDRERCLAQIWADVLKLERVGVADNFFELGGDSITSIQVVSRARQAGLRFTAKHLFQHQTIASLASVAVQDDAASPAAQAPVGQALLLPVQQAFFEQDMPQRQRWNQSLLLRPATALDARCLEAALQALVARHDSLRMAFECHDGQWQAHYRDSAAQPLTWRMQVADDEILEVLCDEAQGSLDLRDGPLLRALLADLADGSQRLLLVVHHLVVDGVSWRILLEDLQQAYRQIEAGQAATLPARTSSVQAWGQRLHEHSAWLAELPYWQAVLRDQDTALPCANPHGALREDLAVTLESRLDALNTRRLLQEAPAAYRTQVNDLLLTALARVVTRWTGSASLLVELEGHGREELFEDIDLSRTVGWFTSLYPVQLTPSAGLDDSIKAVKEQLRAVPGKGLGFGVLRYMGTAETRQALAALPVPRITFNYLGRFDSSFDAADALFAPASEARGREHDGHAPLGNWLTVNGHVYGGALSLSWTFSREMFDSATIQHLADAYAEELEALVRHCCDAQARGVTPSDFPLVNLDQRQLDALPVPAAHLQDIYPLSPMQQGMLFHTLLEQGGGDYVNQMRVDVQGLDSQRFKAAWEATLAAHDVLRSAFILAGPMGEPLQLIHQHVALPYSEQDWRGKPERQAALAALADAERVRGFDLAQAPLLRLLVVRTGEQSHHLIYTSHHILMDGWSNARLLAEVLQRYAGQTPQAAGGRYRDYIAWLQAQDAAASQRFWRARLADLAEPTRLAQPSLAQGDESVAVRPNGRGSHECVLDAARTRRLGEFARQHKVTVNTLVQAAWLLLLQRFTGQASVAFGATVAGRPADLPGIEEQIGLFINTLPVIATPRPEQSVEQWLQDVQGLNLALREHEHTPLYEIQRWAGQGGEALFDSILVFENYPVSEALQRAPGDLSFSGVSSHEQTNYPMTLAVSLGDELSLHFIYQCQAFSAQGVRLLACALSNLLDAMLAGPRQSIGSLALLDAEQQQAVLAISEQTEARWPSQRFVHQLFADQAQRTPQAVAVISGERQLTYAELEQQANQLANALVARGIGPEVRVAIALPRGVESLVAFLAVLKAGGAYVPLDIAYPRERLTFMLQDSQAALLLSHSRVLQALDLDAGAVLALDRLDLDGLPGQAPAVELHAQNLAYIIYTSGSTGLPKGVAVAHGPLAMHTLATGERYETSAADCELHFMSFAFDGAHEGWMHPLVNGARVLIRDDELWSPEYTYAQMHRHGVTIGVFPPVYLHQLAQHAERDGHPPAVRVYCFGGDAVPQASYELAWRALRPRYIFNGYGPTETVVTPLLWKAAAGEPCGAAYAPIGTLLGQRRGVVLDGELNLLPVGISGELYLGGVGVARGYLGRAALTAERFVPDPFDRSETGGGRLYRSGDLTTQRGDGVVDFSGRVDHQVKIRGFRIELGEIEARLLEHPEVAEAVVLARPGAGHGGLQLVAYVQPAERSATLSDPAAQAAQRTRLKTFLRQQLPEYMVPNHLLFLARMPVTPAGKLDRKALPAPDASLAQQAYAAPRGPLEQQVAELWAQVLELPRVGLDDDFFELGGHSLLALQLNVKVGAALGFDPGLALLFESRTLRAYCEALAGIHVGSAQDLDELQDFLSDLEAV from the coding sequence CGGCGGCGCGGCCGAGCTGCCGGCGTTGCCGATCCAGTACCGCGACTATGCACTGTGGCAGCGCAGCTGGCTGGAGGCCGGCGAGCAGGAGCGCCAGTTGGACTACTGGCGTGCCAAGCTGGGTGACGACCACACGCCGCTGGAGCTGCCCACCGATCAGCCGCGTCCGCTGTCGCGCAGTTATCGCGGCAACCGCTACGCCTTCGAGGTCGAGCCGGCATTGGCCGAGCGCCTGCGCGAACTGGCCCGTGAGCAGGGCGTGACGCTGTTCATGGTGCTGCTGGCGGCCTTCAAGGTGCTGCTGCAGCGCTACAGCGGTCGCCAGGCGATTCGCGTCGGCGTGCCGGTGGCCAACCGCAACCGGGCGGAGGTCGAAGGGCTGATCGGCTGCTTCATCAACACCCAGGTGCTGCACACTGAGGTCGACCCACTGCTGGACGTGCGCCAGCTGCTGCAGCGGGTCAAGGACACCGCGCTGGGCGCCCAGGCGCATCAGGAGCTGCCCTTCGAACGCCTGGTCGAGGCCATGGGGTTGCAGGGCAGTGCGCGGCACAACCCCTTGTTCCAGGTGCTCTACAACCACCAGCCGAAGGTTGCCGATGCCGGGCAGATCCGTACGGCTTCCGGGCTGGGGGTAGAGAAGCTGGCGCTGGGCAGCCACAGTGCGCGCTTCGAGCTGGCCCTGGATACCTATGAAAGCGCCGGGCGTCTGCACGCGGTGCTCACCGGCGCAGTGGAGCTGTTCGAGCCGGCGAACCTGGGCGAGCTGGGTCGGCACTGGTTGCGTCTGCTCGCTGGCCTGGCCGCCGCGCCGGATTCGCGCGTCGGCGAGTTGCCCCTGGATCTACCGGCCCCGGCGCCAGCCCAGCCCATCACCCCGCCACAGGTCTGTGTCCATCGCCTCATCGAACGAGCGGCGCAGGCGCATCCGCAGCGCCTGGCGGCGGTGTGTGCCGATGGCCGCCTGAGCTACCAGGGGTTGGAGCAGCGTGCCAATGCCTTGGCGAATGTTCTGTTGCAGCGCGGCGTACAGCCGGACGAGCGCGTGGCGGTCATGGCTGAGCGCAGCGTCGACATGCTGGTGGCGATCGTCGCGGTGCTCAAGAGCGGCGCGGCCTACCTGCCCATCGAGCCGGGCCAGGCACCGGCACGCCAGGCCTTCATGCTCGCCGACAGCCAGGTGCGCTGGGTGCTGGGCCAGGCCGATGAGCTGCCCGATGGCATCGAGACGATCGATATCGCTGCGGCCTACCCCGAGGCGGATGCGCCGGCGCTGAACCTGAGTGCCGATCAGCTGGCCTACGTGATCTACACCTCCGGCACCACCGGCATGCCCAAGGGCGTCGGCGTCACCCATGGGGCGCTGGCCCACTACCTGCATGGCGTGGTCGAGCGCCTGGACCTCGAGGGTCTGGCCAGCCTGGCGATGGTCACCACGCCGGCCGCCGACCTGGGCCACACCCTGCTGTTCGGCGCGTTGTGCCACGGCAAGACCCTGCACCTGCTGGACAAGGACCGCGTGCTGGACGCCGAGGGGTTCGCTGCCTACCTGCAGCAGCACGCCATCGATGCGGTGAAGATGGTGCCTTCGCACCTGCAGGCGATGCTCGCCGCCGGTGCGGCGGCCTTGCCAGGGCGCTGCCTGGTACTCGGCGGTGAAGCCTGTCCGGCGGCGCTGCTGAAGCGGATCGCCGAACTGGCACCGGCCCTGCGCGTGATCAATCACTACGGCCCGACGGAAACCACGGTCGGCGTGCTCACCCATGAATTGCACGGCCAGCCGCTGCTCGGCAGCCCGCTGCCCGGCGTCAGCGTGCACGTGCTCGACGCCTGCCTGCAATCGGTGCCCGGCCCTGCTCGGGGCGAGCTGTACATCGGTGGCACGACCCTGGCGCGCGGTTATCTGGGCCGTGCGGCGTTGACCGCCGAGCGCTTCGTGCCCGATCCGTACGGGGCGGCGGGCGCGCGCCTGTACCGCTCGGGCGACTGGGTGCGGCGTAATTCCGACGGTCTGCTGGCGTTCGGTGGGCGCATGGATGGCCAGGTGAAGATTCGCGGCCACCGCATCGAATTGGCCGAGATCGAACAGCACATCCTGCAGGTGCCGGGTATCGCGCAGGCTGTGGTTCGCGTATTGGGCGAGGAGGGTGACCGATACCTGGCGGCCTGGCTGGTGCCGAGCGGTGCGCTGGCGGACGACACGGCGCGCCAGGGCCTGGTGCTGTGCGTGCGCGAGGCGCTGCGGCACGCGCTGGCCGAGCATCAGCTGCCGTTGCACTGGCAGGTGCTGGAGCGTCTGCCGGTGACCGCCAACGGCAAGCTGGATGTCCGGGCCTTGCCGGCACCGATGCATATGCAGGCCAGCCACCGCGCCGCGCAGACCCCGCTGCAAATCAGCGTGGCGGCCATCTGGGCCGCGGTCCTGCGGGTCGAGCGGGTCGGCCTGGACGACAATTTCTTTGCCCTGGGCGGCCACTCCCTGCTGGCCACCCAGGTGGTGTCGCGGCTGCGCCGGCAGCTGCATCTGGAGGTGCCGTTGCGGGCGCTTTTCGACAGCGCCGACCTGGAAGGCTTCTGTCAGGCGCTGGCGGCGGTCGAGGCGGTGCAGGACGACAGCATCAGGCCGGTGGATCGCAGCCAGCCGCTGCCGGTGTCGCACGCCCAGCATCGGCAGTGGTTGTTCTGGAAGCTCAACCCGGCAAGCACGGCGTACAACACGCCCCTGGCGGTGCGCCTGCACGGCGAGCTGGATCGCCAGGCCCTGCAGGCGACCTTCGATGCCCTGCTGGCGCGGCATGAAACCCTGCGCAGTGTGTTCGTCGAGCGTGACGGCCAGCCCTGGCAGCGCATCCTGCCGGCCAGCGGTATCGAAATTGATTTCGTCGACCTGCTGGGGGCTGACGACAGTGCCCTCGACGCGCGGATCCAGGAGCAGGTCGGCCAGCCCTTCGATCTGGAACACGGCCCGCTGCTGCGCATCACCCTGTTCAAGACGGCTGCGCAGGCGCATGTGCTGTGCCTGGTGCTGCATCACATCGTGTCCGACGGCTGGTCGATGAGCGTGATGGTCCGTGAGCTGGCTGCCGTCTACAACGCCCATGCCGCCCAGCGCACCGAGGCCACGCCGGCCTTGGCGGTGCAATACGCCGACTACGCCGCCTGGCAACGCCAGCGCCTGGCCGACGGCCTGGCCGAGCAGCAACTGGCCTACTGGCGCCGCGCGCTGGAAGATGACTTCAGCGTGCTGGCCCTGCCCAGCGACCATCCGCGCCCGCCGGTGCAGAGCTACCGTGGCGCGCGCATCGACCTGCACCTGCCCGCGGCCCTTACGGCGCGCCTGCGACAACGCGCCGTGCAAGCCAATGCCACGCTGTTTCATGTATTCCTCGCCGGCTTCGCCCTGGTGCTGGCCCGTCACAGCGGACAGGACAAGGTCAATGTCGGCATACCGGTCACCAACCGCAACCGCGAGGAACTGGAAGGCCTGATCGGCTTTTTCGTCAACACCCTGGTGGCGCGTATCACCATCGACCCGGCACAGCGTGGCGACGCGCTGCTGGCGGCGGTCAGGGAAACCACCTTGCAGGCCCAGGCCAACAAGGACGTGCCGTTCGATGCGGTGGTCGACGCGCTCAAGCCCGAGCGGGCGCTGGGTCACAACCCGCTGTTCCAGGTGATGTACAACCATCTGCGCGACGTGGGCGAGCAGATCGGCACTGATGCCGTGCAGGGCGTGCGCGCCGAAGAGATCGAACTCGGCGAGCGCACCGCCCAGTTCGACCTGGCGCTCGACACCCTGGAGCGCAGCAACGGGGTAACGGCCTCGTTCACCTACGCCACCGATCTGTTCTTGGCGCCGCGCATCCAGGCCTTGGCCGAACACTGGTTGCAGGCCTTGCATGGCCTGGCCGAAGACGTCGAGCAGGCCGTGGGCGAGCTGCCGATTCTGCCGGCCAGCGACGCGCAGCGCATGTCGCAGGACTGGAATCCGGCCTGGCAGCGGGCCGATGCGCCACTGGCGGTGCACCTGCAGTTCGCCCGTCAGGCGCGTGAGCGCCCCGATACCATCGCCCTGGTGCTCGGCGAGCAGCGCCTGAGCTATGGCGAACTCGAGCGCCGCGCCAACCGCCTGGCGCATGCCCTGCGCGAGCGCGGCGTGGGGCCGGAAGTGCGGGTCGGCATCGCCCTGGAACGGGACCTGCAATTGATCGTGGCGCTGCTGGCGGTGCTCAAGGCCGGCGGTGCTTACGTGCCGCTGGACCCGGACTACCCGCGCGAGCGCCTGGCCTACATGCTCGATGACAGCGGTATTCGAGTACTGCTGACCCAGGCTGGCCTGCGCGAACGCCTGCCGTTGGCGCCGGACTGCGCGGTGCTGGAAGTCGGCGACCCGCAGTGGTCCGGCTACCCCGACAGCGACCTCGCCACGCCGCTGCTGCCGACCAGCCTGGCCTACGTGATCTACACCTCTGGCAGCACCGGCCGGCCCAAGGGCGTGGCTATCGCCCACGCCGAGCTGGCCGCGTTCAGCCAGGTGGCCGCCGATTACTCGCGGCTGTCGCCGCAAGACCGAGTGCTGCAGTTCGCCACGGTGAGCTTCGACGGTTTCGTCGAACAGTTGTACCCGGCGCTTTGCCACGGCGCCCAGGTGGTGATGCGCGGTCAGGAAGTCTGGGACATCGCCACCCTCCGGGAGCGCATCGAAGCCCACGGCGTGACCGTGGCGGACCTGCCGACCGCCTACTGGCGCCTGTTGGCCGCCGAACGCTGGCCAGCCGGCGCCTGCCCGAGCCTGCGCCAGGTGCATGTCGGCGGCGAAGCGCTGCCGCCGGAAGGCTTGAGCGACTGGCTGGCGTCGGGGCTGGGCCATGTACGCCTGCTCAATACCTACGGGCCCACCGAGGCGACCGTGGTGACCACGGTGTTCGACTGCGCCGAGGTCGACGCGGGCAGCCTGGCGCAGGGCAACATGCCGATCGGCAAGCCGCTGGGCGGGCGCCGTGTGCAGGTCTGTGACCAGGGCCTGCAACAGGCTCCGGTGGGCGTCGAGAGCGAGCTGCTGATCGGTGGCCCGGCCTGCCTGGCGCGGGGTTACTTCAACCGTCCGGCACTCACCGCCGAGCGGTTCATTCCCGACCCCTTCGACAGCAGTACCACAGGGGGTGGCCGACTCTACCGCAGCGGCGACCTGGCGCGCTTCGATGCACAGGGCGTGCTGGAATACCGTGGCCGTATCGACCATCAGGTGAAGATTCGCGGCTTCCGTATCGAACTGGGTGAGGTCGAGTCGCTGCTGCAGCAACAGCCCGGTGTACGCCACGCCGTGGTGCTGGCGCTGGAGACCGGCGGCAGCAAGCAGCTGGTGGGCTATGTGGTGCCCGAGGCCACCGGGTTGCTGGCCGACCCGCAGGCCCAGGCCGCCTGGCGCGACAGCCTGCGCGCCGGGCTCAAGGCCGGCCTGCCGGACTACATGGTGCCGGCGCACATCCTGCTGCTCGACAGCCTGCCGCTGACCCTCAATGGCAAGCTCGATCGCCAGCGGCTGCCAGCCCCTGACGCCAGCGTCGCGCAGGTTACCTACCAGTCGCCAGGCAATGACCGGGAGCGTTGCCTGGCGCAGATCTGGGCCGATGTGCTCAAGCTCGAACGGGTCGGCGTGGCAGACAACTTCTTCGAACTGGGCGGTGATTCGATTACCTCCATCCAGGTGGTCAGCCGCGCGCGGCAGGCCGGCCTGCGCTTCACCGCCAAGCATCTGTTCCAGCACCAGACCATCGCCAGCCTGGCCAGCGTGGCGGTGCAGGATGACGCGGCCAGTCCGGCCGCGCAGGCGCCCGTCGGCCAGGCGTTGCTGCTGCCGGTGCAGCAGGCGTTCTTCGAACAGGACATGCCGCAGCGCCAGCGCTGGAACCAGTCGCTGCTGCTGCGGCCTGCCACGGCGCTGGATGCCCGCTGCCTGGAGGCGGCACTGCAGGCGCTGGTCGCCCGGCATGACAGCCTGCGCATGGCCTTCGAATGCCACGACGGGCAGTGGCAGGCCCACTATCGCGACAGCGCTGCGCAGCCGCTGACCTGGCGCATGCAAGTGGCGGATGACGAGATCCTCGAAGTGCTGTGCGATGAAGCCCAGGGCAGCCTCGACCTGCGCGACGGCCCACTGTTGCGTGCGCTGCTGGCCGACCTCGCCGATGGCAGCCAGCGTCTGCTGCTGGTGGTCCATCACCTGGTGGTGGATGGCGTGTCCTGGCGCATCCTGCTGGAGGACTTGCAACAGGCCTACCGGCAGATCGAAGCCGGGCAGGCCGCGACGTTGCCCGCCCGCACCAGCTCCGTGCAGGCCTGGGGCCAGCGCCTGCACGAGCACAGCGCCTGGCTGGCCGAGCTGCCCTATTGGCAGGCCGTACTGCGTGACCAGGACACCGCGCTGCCGTGCGCCAACCCACACGGCGCACTGCGCGAAGACCTGGCAGTGACGCTGGAAAGCCGACTCGATGCACTGAACACGCGTCGCCTGCTGCAAGAGGCGCCGGCGGCCTATCGCACCCAGGTCAACGACCTGCTGCTGACCGCTCTGGCGCGGGTCGTGACGCGTTGGACCGGCAGCGCCTCGCTGCTGGTCGAGCTGGAGGGACATGGCCGTGAAGAGCTGTTCGAAGACATCGACCTGAGCCGCACCGTGGGCTGGTTCACCAGCCTGTATCCGGTGCAGCTGACGCCGTCGGCCGGGCTGGACGACTCGATCAAGGCGGTCAAGGAACAGCTGCGTGCAGTACCCGGCAAAGGGTTGGGCTTTGGCGTGCTGCGCTACATGGGCACGGCCGAGACGCGGCAAGCGCTGGCTGCCCTGCCGGTGCCGCGTATCACCTTCAACTACCTGGGCCGTTTCGACAGCAGTTTCGATGCCGCAGACGCCCTGTTCGCGCCGGCCAGCGAAGCCCGGGGCCGCGAGCACGACGGCCATGCGCCGCTGGGCAACTGGCTTACCGTCAACGGCCATGTGTACGGCGGTGCCCTGAGCCTGAGCTGGACCTTCAGCCGCGAGATGTTCGACAGCGCCACGATCCAGCACTTGGCGGACGCTTATGCCGAAGAGCTGGAGGCGCTGGTGCGCCACTGCTGCGATGCTCAGGCGCGTGGCGTGACGCCGTCCGACTTCCCCTTGGTGAACCTCGACCAGCGCCAGCTGGATGCCCTGCCGGTGCCTGCTGCGCACCTGCAGGACATCTATCCGCTGTCGCCCATGCAACAGGGCATGCTGTTCCACACCCTGCTGGAGCAGGGCGGTGGCGACTACGTCAACCAGATGCGCGTCGATGTGCAGGGTTTGGACAGCCAGCGCTTCAAGGCCGCCTGGGAGGCGACCCTGGCCGCTCATGACGTGCTGCGCAGCGCTTTCATCCTGGCCGGGCCGATGGGCGAGCCGTTGCAGCTCATTCATCAGCATGTCGCCCTGCCGTACAGCGAGCAGGACTGGCGGGGCAAGCCTGAACGGCAGGCCGCCCTGGCGGCCCTGGCCGATGCCGAGCGGGTGCGCGGCTTCGATCTGGCGCAGGCGCCGCTGTTGCGTCTGCTGGTGGTGCGTACCGGCGAGCAGAGCCATCACCTGATCTACACCAGCCATCACATTCTCATGGACGGCTGGAGCAATGCGCGCCTGCTGGCCGAGGTGCTGCAGCGCTACGCCGGGCAGACGCCGCAGGCGGCGGGCGGGCGCTACCGCGACTACATTGCCTGGCTGCAGGCGCAGGACGCGGCGGCCAGCCAGCGCTTCTGGCGTGCCAGGCTCGCCGACCTGGCCGAGCCGACCCGGCTGGCGCAGCCCAGCCTGGCGCAGGGCGACGAGTCCGTCGCCGTGCGTCCCAACGGACGTGGCAGCCATGAGTGCGTGCTGGACGCCGCGCGCACCCGACGCTTGGGCGAGTTCGCCCGGCAGCACAAGGTCACCGTCAATACCCTGGTGCAGGCGGCCTGGCTGCTGCTGTTGCAACGCTTCACCGGGCAAGCCAGCGTCGCTTTCGGCGCCACGGTGGCCGGGCGCCCGGCCGACCTGCCGGGTATCGAGGAGCAGATCGGGCTGTTCATCAACACCCTGCCGGTGATCGCCACGCCGCGTCCCGAGCAGTCCGTCGAGCAGTGGTTGCAAGACGTACAGGGCCTGAACCTGGCCCTGCGCGAGCACGAGCACACGCCGCTCTACGAGATCCAGCGCTGGGCCGGGCAGGGCGGTGAAGCCCTGTTCGATAGCATTCTGGTGTTCGAGAACTACCCGGTTTCCGAGGCATTGCAGCGGGCGCCCGGCGACTTGAGCTTCTCCGGCGTCAGCAGCCACGAACAGACCAACTACCCGATGACCCTGGCAGTGAGCCTCGGCGACGAGCTGAGCCTGCATTTCATCTACCAGTGCCAGGCATTCTCCGCCCAGGGCGTGCGGCTCCTGGCCTGCGCGCTGAGCAACCTGCTGGACGCCATGCTCGCCGGTCCACGGCAATCCATTGGCAGCCTGGCGCTGCTGGACGCTGAACAGCAGCAGGCGGTACTGGCGATCAGTGAGCAGACCGAGGCGCGTTGGCCGAGCCAGCGCTTCGTCCACCAGCTGTTTGCCGACCAGGCACAGCGCACCCCACAGGCGGTGGCGGTGATCAGCGGCGAGCGGCAACTGACCTACGCCGAGCTGGAGCAGCAGGCCAACCAGCTGGCCAACGCCCTGGTGGCGCGTGGCATTGGCCCCGAGGTGCGGGTGGCAATCGCCCTGCCACGCGGCGTGGAGAGCCTGGTGGCTTTCCTGGCGGTGCTCAAGGCGGGTGGTGCCTACGTGCCGTTGGACATCGCCTACCCGCGCGAGCGCCTGACCTTCATGCTGCAGGACAGCCAGGCCGCGCTGCTGCTGAGCCACAGCCGCGTGCTGCAAGCCCTGGACCTGGACGCGGGCGCGGTGCTGGCCCTGGACCGCTTGGACCTGGACGGGTTGCCGGGCCAGGCGCCGGCGGTCGAGCTGCACGCGCAGAACCTCGCGTACATCATCTACACCTCCGGCTCCACTGGCCTGCCCAAGGGCGTGGCGGTGGCCCACGGGCCGCTGGCCATGCACACCCTGGCTACCGGCGAGCGCTACGAAACCAGCGCGGCGGACTGCGAGCTGCACTTCATGTCGTTCGCCTTCGACGGTGCCCACGAAGGCTGGATGCACCCGCTGGTCAACGGGGCACGGGTGCTGATCCGCGACGACGAGCTGTGGTCGCCGGAATACACCTACGCACAGATGCACCGTCACGGGGTGACCATCGGCGTGTTCCCGCCGGTGTACCTGCACCAGCTGGCGCAGCATGCCGAGCGCGACGGTCATCCGCCGGCGGTGCGGGTGTACTGCTTCGGCGGCGACGCGGTGCCGCAGGCCAGCTACGAGCTGGCCTGGCGGGCGCTGCGCCCGCGCTACATCTTCAACGGCTACGGGCCGACCGAAACGGTGGTTACCCCGCTGCTGTGGAAGGCGGCTGCCGGCGAGCCGTGCGGGGCGGCCTATGCGCCGATCGGCACGCTGCTGGGGCAGCGGCGCGGGGTGGTGCTGGACGGTGAGCTGAACCTGCTGCCGGTGGGCATCAGCGGCGAGCTGTACCTGGGCGGCGTGGGCGTGGCGCGGGGCTACCTGGGGCGTGCGGCGCTGACCGCCGAACGCTTCGTGCCGGACCCGTTCGACCGCAGCGAAACGGGCGGCGGGCGGCTGTACCGCAGCGGCGACCTGACCACCCAGCGGGGTGACGGGGTGGTGGACTTCAGCGGGCGGGTCGACCACCAGGTGAAGATCCGTGGCTTCCGCATCGAGCTGGGCGAGATCGAAGCACGCCTGCTGGAGCACCCGGAGGTGGCCGAAGCGGTGGTGCTGGCGCGACCTGGAGCGGGCCACGGTGGCTTGCAACTGGTGGCTTACGTGCAGCCGGCCGAGCGTTCGGCGACGCTGTCGGATCCTGCCGCACAGGCTGCGCAGCGCACCCGGCTGAAGACCTTCCTGCGCCAGCAGCTGCCCGAATACATGGTGCCCAACCACCTGCTGTTCCTGGCCCGGATGCCGGTGACGCCGGCCGGCAAGCTGGATCGCAAGGCCCTGCCGGCACCCGATGCCAGCCTGGCCCAGCAGGCCTACGCGGCGCCACGCGGCCCCCTGGAGCAGCAGGTCGCCGAACTGTGGGCACAGGTGCTGGAACTGCCGCGCGTGGGCCTGGACGACGACTTCTTCGAACTGGGCGGCCACTCGCTGCTGGCCCTGCAACTCAACGTCAAGGTGGGCGCGGCCCTGGGCTTCGATCCGGGCCTGGCCTTGCTGTTCGAGTCGCGCACCCTGCGGGCCTACTGCGAGGCGCTGGCGGGTATCCATGTCGGGTCTGCGCAGGACCTCGACGAACTTCAAGATTTCCTGAGCGACCTAGAGGCCGTTTGA